The Bernardetia sp. ABR2-2B DNA window CCTGTGTTTTTCTTACACAAGTTCAGAATATCATTGGTTAATATAATTGTTTCAAAACTATATAAAGGTATTATTGTATAAAAATATAAACTTGCTATTTCAATTATTTTATTAATTGTATCTCTACAATCCTCTCCTATTTCTTCATACCATTTTTTCAATTCTGTATAGGTATTTTCGCTTATAATTTCAAATTCTTTCACAGAATAATTACTATCATTTATACAACATGGCATTAGTTCAGCTGAAAGTTCTTCCCAGTCTGCAATGTTTATATCTTCATTTTCGACAAATTCTTGTAAAAAAGAAATTACGTAATCAAAAGTATCTGTTTTAAGTTCCTCTTTAATCATTAACTCTAGACATTCAATACCAATTGCTACTCTACCTATTATAGAGATATTTTTGAGATAAAAGTTTTTAAGAAGAATCATAGTTTAGCTTTATAATTACTGATTTCATTTTTTCTTCGCTATTAAGGTGTCCTTACCAACGATTTTCTGACAGGCAAAATTGATTATTACACCCAAACTGTCAATGCCTTTGATATAACTTTGTATTCTATACTTGTTCCTAAACCTCTTGACTCTCCATCTATATGTGCAGGAATAGCAGTATCAAAAGTGATTTTTACTTTCGAAACTTTGTAGGTTTCTATATACTCATTTTGAGGAAGGGTTCGCTTAAATACTTGCCATATAATCTTTATAGCTTGTAGAGCTGGAAAAGGTTTTAGAATACAAATATCTAGCTTTCCGTCTTGAATATCTGCCTGTGGAGCAATGTAAGCATTATTTCCATACTGTGATGCATTAGCAAACGTTACCAAAAATGCTTCTTTTTTTACTTGTTGATTATCAAACTCAAGTGTATAATTAAGAGGTTTATAAGAAAATAACTCTCTCAAAGTAAAATAAGCATACCCACCTAATCCACGGAAAGCACGTGAAGCAAAAGAAGCACTCACATGAGCATCAAAACCAACCCCAGATGTACAGAAAAAATAGTTTCCATTTGCAGTAGCTGCATCAATGACTATTTTTTTAGGCTCTAATAACCTTTTAATTGCTTCTTCTGTACCAAGTGGGATACCCAAATGACGTGCTAAACCATTTCCAGAACCTTGTGGAATGATAGCCAGAGCTGTCTTTGTTTTGATAAGAGTTTGAGCAATTTCATTGATTGTCCCATCTCCTCCTACTGCCACCACAACGTCATAATTGGATTCACTAGCTTGTTTTGCTAACTCTATTGCATGTCCTGCAAAATTAGTGTAGGCAATATCATAATGAATACCTGAAAGCTTTAGGGTTTCATGAATGAGTGTAACTATGTCTTCTTTTTTTTGAGTTCCAGAAACAGGGTTTATGATAAAGACAATTTTAGTTGCCTTTTCTTCTTCTATTTTAAAGGTGTTTTCTATAATTGATGTTGATTCTGATTCCATAGTATTGTGGTGTTGCTTGTGGAAATACCGTATCTATCAAGTTATTGAGAAATTTTGATGTTACTTATAAGTCTCGTATTGATAAGTATTTGTATTAAAAATCTATCCATATATCGTTTCCAACTAAAAAGCATAATTTTACATATAGTCATTTGACTTGATAGACATAGTATAACATTAGCAATATATATCAATTTACAGTTTTTCTAAATAGACAATAACAGCTTTTCTTATATCTGATTGTGGACTATCTATATCATTAGACGAAACTACATTTGTAATCTCTTTATTAGTGTCCTTATTCATAAAAGCCATATTATTTTCTCTGCCTGTCAGGTTATAATCGTTTGTTACAATTTTGTATTGTTTGTCTTCTTGAATGACTTTTTTGTTAAGCGTCCAGCCATTTTGAGCATCAAACTCTAGCTTTTCTTGATATTGTAAATATCCTCCTGTTCCTTTATTTTTTAATCCTGCGTTCAGAAAATCAATTAAAACTTTGCCTGAAGTCTCAAACTGGTATATTTTTCCACCAAAAGGAAGCATTCTCAAAATATCATACTCTGTAATCATTCCTGTCAGTTGGTCATCTAAGCGCACCGAACCACTCCCCAAAATAGCTATCTCTGCACTCGGAAAAGCATTTGCCATCGCATCTACAATTAAAGTCCCTGCATTGGTTTGATGATTTCTGATAGTTGCTTCTCTTGCGTCTAAAGGCTCTTTAAGGTCATATACTTTTTTGTCTGGAGTAAAACCTTGTACAGTAAAAACGGAATCAGCAATAGCATCCCATTTTTCGATAACTGCCTTTGCAGTTGGCTCGTAGCCAATCGAATTATCTATTGTCTTTAGCTCCGAATCTATATTTAGTTCTTTTGTTTTTTTGTTGTAAGTAAGTCTATGGATATACGCTGTTCTTGCATTTGCATCAGCTTTTGCCATAATCGTTTTTCCATAAGTAAACTTCATATTTTCATGGTCATGTCCTCCCATCAGAAGTTTTAGATTAGGAACAACACCTGCTAGTTTT harbors:
- a CDS encoding diacylglycerol kinase family protein, which translates into the protein MESESTSIIENTFKIEEEKATKIVFIINPVSGTQKKEDIVTLIHETLKLSGIHYDIAYTNFAGHAIELAKQASESNYDVVVAVGGDGTINEIAQTLIKTKTALAIIPQGSGNGLARHLGIPLGTEEAIKRLLEPKKIVIDAATANGNYFFCTSGVGFDAHVSASFASRAFRGLGGYAYFTLRELFSYKPLNYTLEFDNQQVKKEAFLVTFANASQYGNNAYIAPQADIQDGKLDICILKPFPALQAIKIIWQVFKRTLPQNEYIETYKVSKVKITFDTAIPAHIDGESRGLGTSIEYKVISKALTVWV
- a CDS encoding bifunctional metallophosphatase/5'-nucleotidase, which gives rise to MKHFSISTFWIFIFLIAFASCRSSQNPSQNNDGDIVKLTFLHINDVYEIGGVSGGKFGNLARVAQLKKQLLEENPNTYLILSGDFLNPSVLGTLKLNGKRISGKQMIDAMNAAKIDFVTFGNHEFDLKENEVLERIDESEFEWIATNTFYYKDEMIQPFTRNGKELPTYLTIEPKNSAGKSIKVGILGITTSYNQPDFVRYTDEYQTAKKVSQEIETQTDFTVALTHLLENEDEKLAGVVPNLKLLMGGHDHENMKFTYGKTIMAKADANARTAYIHRLTYNKKTKELNIDSELKTIDNSIGYEPTAKAVIEKWDAIADSVFTVQGFTPDKKVYDLKEPLDAREATIRNHQTNAGTLIVDAMANAFPSAEIAILGSGSVRLDDQLTGMITEYDILRMLPFGGKIYQFETSGKVLIDFLNAGLKNKGTGGYLQYQEKLEFDAQNGWTLNKKVIQEDKQYKIVTNDYNLTGRENNMAFMNKDTNKEITNVVSSNDIDSPQSDIRKAVIVYLEKL